Sequence from the Bacillus thuringiensis genome:
TGAAAATATCACATATACCAGAACATATTGAGCAACTTACTATAATGAATGTACCTGAATATTATAAGCTAAATAACAATCATGCGCTTATTGTCCGCTCGAAAGCCGAAACAGATTTTTGGCTTAAAACACATTATGGTTTCGAAGTAATGAATGGTCATGTATTTTATACTGAGACGATGACAGACTTTCAAGCTGAAGTTCAATTGCGTATGAATCCAAATTCAAAATTCGATCAAGCTGGTCTTTTTGTTATGATTTCGGAAAAATGTTGGTTGAAAACTTCATTAGAATATATTCCAGATGGTCCATCACATTTAGGAGCTGTCGTAACGAATAATGGATATTCCGATTGGTCCACACAAGACTTTCCGACAGAATTAGCTACCCAACATCTTCGTTTTCGAATTGTTCGTAAACGTGGTGATTATACAATATATGTGAAGAAGGTCCACCAATGGGAACAAATAAGAATCGCTCATTTGATGGAGGATATAGGAAATGAGCCTGTTAAAATAGGTTTTTACACGTGTAGTCCTTCTAAAAATAATGGATTTGAGACTGAGTTTTTAGATTTTACAACTGAAAAAATATAGATGAAAAACCGTGTTCTTTTCAATAAGAATGCGGTTTTTATATTTATATAATATAAAGCACATTTATTGACCGAAAAGTCATTAATGCTTATCATTTAATAATGTTAAATATTAATTTACATAATATAATAAAAGTAAGAAAGAAATTACAAACTATATCGCTTAAATAAGGGGGGATATGAAT
This genomic interval carries:
- a CDS encoding DUF1349 domain-containing protein, with the translated sequence MKISHIPEHIEQLTIMNVPEYYKLNNNHALIVRSKAETDFWLKTHYGFEVMNGHVFYTETMTDFQAEVQLRMNPNSKFDQAGLFVMISEKCWLKTSLEYIPDGPSHLGAVVTNNGYSDWSTQDFPTELATQHLRFRIVRKRGDYTIYVKKVHQWEQIRIAHLMEDIGNEPVKIGFYTCSPSKNNGFETEFLDFTTEKI